Proteins from one Sarcophilus harrisii chromosome 2, mSarHar1.11, whole genome shotgun sequence genomic window:
- the LZTS2 gene encoding LOW QUALITY PROTEIN: leucine zipper putative tumor suppressor 2 (The sequence of the model RefSeq protein was modified relative to this genomic sequence to represent the inferred CDS: deleted 1 base in 1 codon), with translation MAIVQTLPVPLEANPENTVSHPPHLPTMGSVSSLISGRPCPGGGPAPCHHAPSGPPFFRQQDGLLLRGGGCRAQEPLCPPVPTRKPVGNAGFAYINEDFRGDSPSSPCSDTEDAREQQARNAHLRGPPPKLIPVSGKLEKNMEKNLIRPTAFKPVLPKPRGPPSLPAFLGPRAGVGGMSGSQGSLTQLFGGPASSSSSSSSSSADKPLTLSGWASGCPSGTLSDSGRNSLSSLPTYSTGGAEPAGGSPVGHLPTDGPGRGVLPGTGGSHRGVLMGPSHSDSGRSSSSKSTGSRGGLLSGGGTRVSPDSGSCGDRSPYLARPPPPPPPLPDESLLRCALQEKLREREAELQQLRDSLDENEAAICQVYEEKQRRWQREREELQEGCVAQVKQATQRAQRAQQLLQLQVFQLQQEKRQLQDDFAQLLQEREQLERRCAAFEREQSELGPRLEETKWEVCQKSGEISLLKQQLKESQAELVQKGSELAALRVALREARASLRASEGRARGLQEAARARELELEVCTHELQRRKNEAEWLREKAGQLDIAVAGLRGAPETMPTPDPFLLSESDEAKAQRAAAAGTGGSLRAQVERLRAELQQERRRAEEQQGSFESERLAWQAEKEQVIRYQKQLQHSYIQMYRRNRQLEQELRQLSLELEARELVEYSLPETPPCVHLEEITATEI, from the exons ATGGCAATCGTCCAGACTCTGCCTGTGCCCCTGGAAGCCAACCCTGAAAACACAGTCTCACACCCACCCCACCTGCCCACCATGGGCAGTGTGAGTAGCCTTATTTCAGGCCGGCCCTGCCCTGGAGGAGGGCCTGCACCCTGCCATCATGCTCCCTCTGGACCTCCTTTTTTCCGGCAGCAGGATGGGCTACTGCTTCGAGGGGGTGGTTGTAGGGCCCAAGAGCCACTGTGCCCCCCAGTACCCACCAGAAAGCCTGTGGGAAATGCTGGCTTTGCATACATCAATGAGGACTTCCGGGGAGACTCACCCTCCAGCCCCTGTAGTGACACTGAGGATGCCCGGGAACAGCAAGCCCGAAATGCCCATCTCAGGGGCCCACCTCCAAAGCTCATCCCTGTGTCTGGAAAGTTGGAGAAG AACATGGAGAAGAATCTGATCCGGCCTACAGCCTTCAAACCTGTGCTGCCCAAGCCTCGGGGGCCACCATCCTTGCCAGCATTCCTGGGGCCACGGGCTGGTGTTGGGGGGATGTCAGGGAGCCAGGGTAGTCTGACCCAGCTGTTTGGGGGCCctgcttcctcctcttcctcctcttcctcgtCCTCTGCTGACAAGCCTCTGACCCTCAGCGGTTGGGCCAGTGGTTGCCCCTCAGGGACACTGTCTGACTCTGGCCGAAACTCACTGTCTAGCTTGCCTACTTATAGCACAGGGGGAGCTGAACCAGCTGGAGGCTCTCCAGTAGGGCACCTACCTACTGATGGCCCTGGTAGAGGGGTGCTACCTGGCACTGGGGGCAGCCACCGTGGGGTCCTCATGGGTCCCTCACACTCAGACAGTGGGCGTTCATCATCCAGCAAGAGCACAGGATCCCGGGGAGGCCTCCTCAGTGGTGGGGGTACTCGGGTCTCTCCAGACAGTGGTTCTTGTGGGGATCGATCACCT TACCtggcccgccccccccccccccccccacccctgccaGATGAGTCTCTGCTGCGATGTGCTCTACAGGAGAAACTTCGGGAGCGTGAGGCAGAACTGCAACAGCTTCGGGACAGCCTGGATGAAAACGAGGCTGCCATCTGCCAG GTCTATGAGGAAAAGCAGCGACGCTGGCAGCGCGAGCGGGAGGAGCTCCAGGAGGGCTGTGTAGCCCAGGTGAAGCAGGCAACCCAGAGGGCCCAGCGGGCCCAGCAGCTGCTGCAACTGCAGGTGTTCCAGTTGCAGCAGGAAAAGCGCCAGCTGCaggatgactttgcacagctgcTGCAGGAGCGAGAACAACTGGAACGACGGTGTGCGGCCTTTGAGCGGGAGCAGAGTGAGCTCGGTCCTCGACTGGAGGAGACCAAGTGGGAG GTGTGCCAGAAATCAGGGGAGATCTCCCTATTGAAGCAGCAGCTAAAGGAATCCCAAGCAGAGCTGGTTCAGAAGGGCAGTGAGCTGGCAGCGCTACGAGTAGCCCTTAGGGAAGCCCGGGCCTCCCTAAGGGCCAGTGAGGGGCGAGCTCGGGGGCTGCAAGAGGCTGCCCGGGCTCGGGAACTAGAGCTTGAGGTCTGCACTCATGAGCTACAACGGAGAAAAAATGAAGCTGAATGGCTTCGAGAGAAGGCCGGACAGTTGGATATAGCTGTGGCAGGACTTCGGGGGGCCCCAGAAACTATGCCCACCCCTGACCCCTTCTTGCTGTCAGAGAGTGATGAGGCCAAAGCCCAGAGGGCAGCAGCAGCTGGGACTGGGGGGAGCCTTCGGGCCCAGGTGGAGCGGCTGAGGGCTGAGCTGCAGCAGGAGCGGCGTCGAGCCGAGGAGCAGCAAGGAAGCTTTGAGAGTGAGCGCCTGGCCTGGCAGGCGGAGAAGGAGCAAGTCATTCGCTACCAGAAGCAGCTGCAGCACAGCTACATCCAAATGTATCGGCGCAATCGGCAGCTAGAGCAAGAGCTGCGGCAGCTGAGCCTGGAGCTGGAGGCCCGAGAGCTGGTGGAGTACAGTCTGCCCGAAACCCCACCCTGTGTTCACTTGGAGGAGATCACAGCCACAGAGATCTGA
- the PDZD7 gene encoding PDZ domain-containing protein 7, whose translation MEPLGLGDLSSGSLSSLSSRGHLGSDTGSATRYLLRRQQRLQNGPPRGIRASSPMGRVILINSPIEANSDESDIINAVTVEKSPAGKLGFSVRGGSEHGLGIFVSKVEEGSSAERAGLRVGDKITEVNGLSLESTTMSSAVKVLTGSSRLSMMVRRMGRVPGIKFSKEKTTWVDVVNRRLVVEKCGSTPSDCSSDDGVRRIVHLYTTSDDFCLGFNIRGGREFGLGIYVSKVDHGGLAEENGIKVGDQVLAANGVKFDHISHSQAVEVLKGQTHIMLTIKETGRYPAYKEMVSEYCWLDQLNNGPLQQLSQTSESSSTVSSYSSSIPYSSGSGSSCLPLDMVDVGLSTEELVGPGSRGWGRADTAIQTEPEVSGVVETWCSVRPTVILRDTAIRSDGPLLARRSGSRLDTALSESPKTALLLALSRPRPPITRSQSYLTLWEEKKQRRKEKSGSPPEKGALQRSKTLMNLFFKAGKTGRLTGDGKNEASVLENENTSRFHSHLEGEKGTSGPVQKFVTWKLRRDRERAQTMLIPGSEGRSSQLTNGEDQIKAWESRLPLIQDLARRLLTDDEVLAVTRHCTRVGFPLPPSSGHHPPFNPYLGRRRMAGLGGHVSASAVWGLANSSEGGASPRRSVSVARCGRKGAPHSASLQGRACVRGGDGEPRAAVGRRLIFRQMRPAPHLPRAETPQRRLPSPPPARPSPPGRLPLGPPEDPPKRHLITPVPDSRGGFYLLPMNGFAEEEEEEAAAGALGQRLAGLQVSSSEDTPSPAPAAASRRSHKPFPPLRDVPVDAFSCPGRRSASPPPPPPRPPPVAPRPPRPNWLLSEPPGRAREDARRSRSRGRSRSHSRGKSPGSRRSPSPAPGNGRYSKSRCSRLPLPGPGAQVVAEDPDQRGGAPEQEPPPDREKEGELRTVTLSKFRQSLGISISGGIESKVQPMVKIEKIFPGGAAFLSGALQAGFELVSVDGESLQQVTHQRAVDTIRRAYRNKAREPMEIVVRLPRSCPSAPSSIS comes from the exons CCAACAGTGATGAGAGTGACATCATCAATGCAGTCACGGTGGAGAAGAGCCCAGCAGGAAAGTTGGGCTTCAGTGTCCGTGGGGGCTCCGAGCATGGCCTGGGTATCTTTGTCAGCAAAGTGGAGGAAGGGAGCAGTGCAG AGAGAGCTGGTCTACGAGTGGGAGACAAAATCACAGAGGTGAATGGGCTCAGCCTGGAGAGTACCACTATGAGTAGTGCTGTGAAGGTGCTGACCGGGAGCAGCCGCTTGAGCATGATGGTGAGGCGAATGGGCCGGGTGCCTGGGATCAAGTTCTCTAAGGAGAAGACCACGTG GGTGGATGTGGTCAACCGAAGGCTAGTGGTGGAGAAATGCGGTTCAACACCCTCAGACTGCAGCTCGGACGATGGAGTTAGGCGCATTGTGCACCTGTACACGACTTCTGATGACTTCTGCCTAGGTTTCAACATCCGAGGGGGCAGAGAATTTGGTCTGGGAATATATGTCTCCAA AGTGGACCATGGTGGACTGGCCGAAGAGAATGGCATCAAAGTGGGAGACCAGGTCCTGGCAGCCAATGGAGTGAAGTTTGACCACATTAGTCACAGCCAAGCTGTGGAGGTGCTGAAGGGTCAGACACACATCATGCTGACCATCAAG gAAACAGGAAGATATCCAGCCTATAAGGAGATGGTATCTGAGTACTGCTGGCTGGACCAAT TGAACAATGGGCCCCTGCAGCAGCTGTCACAGACATCGGAGAGTAGTTCAACTGTGTCCTCCTACTCCTCCAGCATCCCCTACAGTTCTGGCTCTGGCTCCAGCTGCCTCCCCTTGGACATGGTGGACGTTGGTCTATCCACAGAGGAGCTAGTTGGGCCAGGGTCCAGGGGCTGGGGACGAGCAGACACGGCCATACAGACTGAGCCAGAAGTCAGCGGGGTAGTGGAGACGTGGTGCAGTGTCCGGCCCACAGTGATCCTCAGAGACACAGCCATTCGATCAGATGGGCCCCTCCTTGCCCGAAGATCCGGTTCTCGCCTTGACACCGCCCTATCTGAGTCCCCCAAAACAGCCCTACTCCTGGCTCTCAGCAGGCCTCGGCCACCCATCACTCGATCTCAGAGCTACCTGACCTTATGGG aagagaaaaaacagcGACGGAAGGAGAAGTCGGGGTCACCCCCAGAGAAGGGTGCCCTGCAGCGCTCCAAGACATTGATGAACCTCTTCTTCAAGGCGGGGAAGACTGGGCGGCTGACAGGAGATGGCAAAAATGAAGCCTCAGTGCTGGAGAATGAGAACACCAGCAGATTTCATTCACATCTGGAAGgggagaaag GGACATCAGGACCTGTGCAGAAGTTTGTCACCTGGAAACTGAGAAGGG ACAGAGAGAGAGCTCAGACCATGCTCATCCCTGGATCTGAAGGACGCTCTAGTCAGCTGACCAATGGAGAGGATCAGATAAAGGCCTGGGAGAGCCGTCTCCCTCTCATACAGGACCTGGCCCGGCGCCTTCTGACTGACGATGAGGTCCTAGCTGTTACTCGTCACTGTACCCGGGTAGGTTTTCCCCTGCCTCCTTCCTCTGGTCACCATCCACCATTCAATCCCTA CCTCGGGCGGCGCCGGATGGCCGGGCTAGGGGGCCACGTCTCTGCCTCTGCGGTCTGGGGACTAGCCAATAGTTCTGAGG GGGGTGCATCTCCGCGCCGCTCCGTATCCGTGGCACGCTGTGGACGCAAGGGGGCGCCGCACTCCGCGTCATTGCAAGGCCGAGCTTGTGTACGAGGGGGTGACGGGGAGCCCCGGGCCGCCGTGGGCCGGCGGCTTATTTTCCGACAGATGCGCCCAGCCCCTCATCTTCCCCGGGCGGAGACCCCCCAGCGGCGgctgccttcccctcccccc GCCCGGCCTTCACCCCCGGGGCGGCTGCCTTTGGGCCCACCGGAGGACCCCCCCAAGCGCCACCTCATCACACCTGTGCCTG ACAGCCGGGGAGGGTTCTACCTGCTCCCGATGAATGGCTTCgcggaggaggaagaggaggaggcggCGGCTGGGGCGCTGGGCCAGCGGCTGGCCGGGCTGCAGGTCTCGTCGTCTGAGGACACCCCGAGCCCTGCCCCGGCCGCCGCCTCTCGCCGCTCTCACAAGCCCTTCCCCCCGCTGCGAGACGTTCCCGTGGACGCCTTCTCCTGCCCGGGCCGCCGCAGCGCGtcgcccccgccgccgccgcccagGCCGCCCCCTGTAGCCCCCCGACCCCCGCGGCCCAACTGGCTGCTGAGCGAGCCCCCCGGGCGGGCGCGTGAGGATGCCCGACGCAGCCGCAGCCGGGGTCGCAGCCGCAGCCACAGCCGCGGCAAGTCCCCGGGCAGCAGGCGATCCCCGTCCCCAGCCCCCGGGAACGGACGCTACAGTAAGTCCCGATGCTCCCGGCTTCCCCTCCCCGGCCCCGGCGCCCAGGTGGTCGCTGAGGACCCTGACCAGCGTGGAGGGGCCCCGGAGCAAGAGCCGCCTCCGGACCGTGAGAAAGAGGGGGAGCTCAGGACCGTCACCCTCTCCAAGTTCAGACAGTCCCTGG GAATCAGCATTTCTGGGGGGATCGAATCCAAGGTGCAGCCCATGGTGAAGATTGAGAAGATTTTCCCCGGAGGGGCAGCCTTCCTCAGTGGGGCTCTACAG GCTGGCTTTGAGCTTGTTTCTGTGGATGGGGAGAGCCTCCAACAGGTGACTCACCAGCGAGCTGTGGACACCATCCGCAGGGCCTATCGAAACAAGGCTCGGGAACCCATGGAGATAGTGGTCAGGCTTCCCCGCTCTTGTCCTTCAGCACCTTCCTCCATCTCCTAG